In the genome of Paenibacillus sp. GP183, the window GATAAGGCCAAGCAGTTGGGTATGTCCGACAAAGCTCATTTTATAAGTTCTACAGGGTTGTCGCGAGCGGATCTTGGTAAGAACGTCCCTGCGAATATTCAGGGCGAGACCTTGATGAGCGCCAAAGATTCGGCCATTCTGGCCTATAATCTGTTGAAAGACCACAAGGAAGTGCTAGATTTTACCAAGATTCCTGCGCAAAAATTAAGAGAGTCGGATAAAACCCCGATGATCAACTGGAACTGGATGCTGGATGGCAATCAGAGCAATATCAACTATAAAAAATATGCGTATCAGGGACTGGATGGACTTAAGACTGGAAGCACGGATGATGCCGGATATTGCTTCACTGGAACCGTGGAGCGTAACGGGATGCGGTTGATCAGTGTCGTCATGGGTACGACCAAGGAATCGAAGCGTTTTGATGAAACGAGAAAGCTGCTGGATTTCGGGTTCACTAATTTTGAAATAAAACCTTTTCTCAATGCCAAGCAGGAAATAGACGCATTAAAAATGGTCAGCATCAAAAAAGGCGTAAAAACGGAAGTTCCGGTTGTAACGAAAACAGGGATGACGTTTGTAGCAAAAAAAGGCGCGAAGCCTGAAGATTTTAAAATAACGGCCGCTCCAATAGAAGATGCCAAATTGGTTGCACCTATCGCCAAAGGCGACAAGCTGGGGACAGCGACGGTAACGTATGAGGGAAAACAGCTGACCGTGGATTTGATCGCGAATGAGGATGTGGGTAAAGGCAGCTTTTTCCGCTTGCTGTT includes:
- a CDS encoding D-alanyl-D-alanine carboxypeptidase family protein codes for the protein MSGFCKNKVALVLGVSLLVQTSLFHIQPSTVQAATGGTKANTTSGAKATPVPSPAATAPAPTTATDLKLDVKSAILMEATTGQILYEYQADVPLPPASMTKMMTEYLVLENIANGKIKWDDIVTASKNAADVIGSGQLIAEGEKLTVKQMFSAMSIYSANDASVALAERIGGTEEGFANMMNDKAKQLGMSDKAHFISSTGLSRADLGKNVPANIQGETLMSAKDSAILAYNLLKDHKEVLDFTKIPAQKLRESDKTPMINWNWMLDGNQSNINYKKYAYQGLDGLKTGSTDDAGYCFTGTVERNGMRLISVVMGTTKESKRFDETRKLLDFGFTNFEIKPFLNAKQEIDALKMVSIKKGVKTEVPVVTKTGMTFVAKKGAKPEDFKITAAPIEDAKLVAPIAKGDKLGTATVTYEGKQLTVDLIANEDVGKGSFFRLLFRSINTFFADMFKGVKGMFKA